The DNA region ACACCAAAAATATATACATCACTCTTAGCATTCAATTGCCCACTCATTGAATATTTGTATCCACAAGATTAGGTATAATATAAAAGACAGTTTTCTCATATTGATACTAAGATATAGAAATACATATCTTTAAATCTCAGGTTAACACATTAAATATTGACAACTATTACAAAATAATAAGATTTTCAGTATCTTTAAAATATATAAAACAATAAAATGTCAAATGAAATACATATCTAAGAATTGAGGGCATAAAAAGGTCAAGAAAACATTGACAATCAGACGCAATGACTATGGACATGTGAATCTTTCTACTGTATAAGACTGTACTTTACATCTCCAAACAATTTCCAAAAAATGATTTCATACATCATTATATTGTATAAAGGGTAATTATTGATTATATAATGATTATCTATAAGATTGTTTTTTAAAAACGATTATCCACAAGTTTTTAAGCTTACTTGAATGACTTCATTAATAAGACCAGTGTCTTAGACACTAGGGACAAATCCAGCACCATTCCCTTGAATCTTATGAGGACATAAACATTCACAACATCAAACTGTAAATAATTCACAACACAAAAATTTCTTGATCTCAACCATAAGGGGCAAGGCTTTATCCTAAATAAAAATTGTTAAATTATATCTACCCTTTGAAGTAAAATCAAATAAGAATTGAATTATTCTCTGAAGGAAATACAACATATAATCACAGTGACAGAAACGTGTTAAGTTTAGCATGTGATTAGTCCGAAGATATTTACAATGGATACCGTATTCTATAAAAGTCTAGTGAGAATCTTCTTTTAGTAATTTTGACAGGTACGATAAACTTATGTCATGAAGAGAACCATTAGAGGCAACATATTTCTGTCATTGTAATCTTGACACTGTGAGAATCTTATTTTAGTAATGGATATCGTAATTTTGATTATCTTCTTTTAAGAAATATTCATTTTGACAGTTGGAAAGTCATACTAACATAATTTAAATTATATGAAAATATACAGACTGTACAACATACATcacaaaacaaagtcatgttgTCATGAAAAAAATGCACATACAACAACATTGTTTTGGTCTCTATTGATAAGTAAATGGACATCTCAGGGCTCGACCAACTGTAAAACGAATGGAACGAGAGCTCAAACCCTCGAGACAATCCCATTGTACCTATGGTTCAACAAAATATCAAAACTTCAACAACATAAGTTAAAGCAACAGAAAATTCATTTAGAGATTTTTAAACTGAGTGCATACATGGAATTAAATACCTACCACATCAAATTCACAAATATTCATTGGCTTTATACACGAGCGAAAGTGAATCAAATTAGGCGTATTCTACGCAATAATATTTAGAGCATCATTAGACATTTGACGACAAAAATACAGAATGAGCTGGAGCTTTGGGCAGCCTTTAGATACAGAGACATGACCCTGTTTTGTCAATGCATATTTGGTTTTAAATCAAATGGATAAGAAGGAATTGCATCATAATTCTATAATTTAGACTTCGATGACCGCAATCAACGTTGCAACAATCATATTTGCTTGTAAGAAACAATTACATATAATGTATAAGTAATTGCAAACATAATACTAAATATCATCTTAGAAACCATTAAGACAGGTGATCTTTACATTAATTATACAGACACACTTGAAGCAATTTACCAGGAAAGTGAGTTGCACCACCAGTACCAATAATGATAACTTGAATGCCTTATTTATGAGAAGACGGTGCATAATGAAACATCAGATCCGAAGTTCGATGTGCTGAAATTATTCTTATTTGAAATTTGATACATGATCACCTAGGTAGAATAAACAACTTGACACAGGGGGAATTCCATCCAAACATTTTCAAGATTTTAGCAGCATCTTTCATAACAACTTCTGAGCAGCCATGGGGAATTCCATCTTCTCTTCCCCGAAAATTCACAAAGTCTTAAATCAGATAGTGTGTAAAAATTATTGAAATTACATAAAAAAAAATTATCTAAATTAAAATATTAGTAGCATTATCCAATCATTATAGATCGCTTCCTTAAAATATCACCAATTTCATAAAACACTTCATTAACATTGGCTGCAGATTTGACAGAAGTCTCCACGACAAACAAACCATTTTCCACTGCATATACATGTGCTTCCTGCAATATTAATGAATCAAATGGACAAATTTGTAGGTCCAAAATATGTGATTTTTTATTATAGGATATTAATTCTATAAATCATGAAACTACCAAACCCGTGGGAGGAGTTGTAGAAGAACATTTGTATATGATACAAGTTGTAAGAACATTTAGAATATTCAAAATTCAATGCTTTAGATCCATACCTCAAATCCCTTTTTTTTTACCAGGATCCACCACAAATCTACCACCGCGATACCGCATATCGCTGTAAAATCGCCGAAAACGTCATATTTACCCTTATTTTAATGACATGACAGAATTTTAGATTTAGGCAAAATTGGATTTTCGTCTTATTTTCTTGTATTATATATAGTTATGACATCCATGAGATGGGGAATGAAGTTATTAGCCTCTTTGGAAAaatgacaacttcagaaaggaGAAAGGATAAAACAGATGCTATTGTTTACACTAGTCTTTTACTTTGTTGTAGCCATTCAGGATTGATAGAAGATGGACTAAAGCACTTCAAAAGTATGTAAGCAGATTTTGGAATAACTCCTAGTGTAGAACATTATACTTGTTTAGTAGATATTCTCAATGGAGTTGGGCAACTTGATCTAGCTTTAGATGCAATTCAGACAATGCCGACAGATGTCTAAATCGAAGCTTTGGGTCCACTGCTCAGTGCTTGCTAAGGCTTTTCCATGTTCTGCGGAGGTAAAGTTACTtctaaaaaataaattataattatttctaaaaaatatttaaatatttaacTTGTTTTAAAAAAGAATATTTTAATAGCAGTGCACTTGCCAACACTTCTGAGTGGTAATGTGGTAATACCAGCATGCTAGTTTTATAACCATCCATAGATTTCACGTAAAGCTAAGGAATCATGTCAACAAAATCCAAAACTCTTAATGATCCAATCCAATAATTGATTTCATAATAGTATTTTTTTAATTCACTAGGTCCAACTACTGACAAAAGGGTGGTCCAGATTTTGTCTTTGTCTGATCAAttgacttgacttttcaatatAAATAAAGTTAGGTTTACATTCAGCATTAGTTCATGCCACCAGTACTTATATGCATGCTTCTTATGTATTACTCTATAATTATGAAATCCAAATAACACCATATAGCATAAACCTCTTACTATTCCACCAAATGAAGCCTTTTTCTTTCTGCCTTCATCTTCTTTTTTTGTTTACTTTAAATTTGATGTGGTTTGGTCCTAACAAAATTGTGGCAGTGGCATTAGGAAACCAAACAGATCATTTGGCATTGCTCAAATTCAAAGAATCGATATCTAGTTATCCATATGGAACTCTTGAATCTTGGAATACTTCCATCCACTTCTGCAAGTGGAATGGAGTCACATGCAGccccacacatcaaagagttGTTGAACTGAACTTAGGAGGATATCAATTACATGGATCCTTATCTCCCCATGTTGGCAATCTCTCTTTTCTGATCAAACTCAACATTAGCAGCAACAACTTCATTGGAAAAATACCACAGGAGTTGGGTCAGTTGCTACAATTGCAACAACTTCAACTTTTCTCTAACTCGTTTACAGGTGAAATTCCTACAAACTTGACATATTGCTCCAATCTCAGAGGCTTGTTTTTGGGAGGGAACAATTTGACTGGCAAAATACCAACTGAAATAGGTTCTTTGAAAAAGCTTCGAGCATTCAACCTTTGGAGAAATAATTTAACCGGAGGAATCCCATCATTCATAGGGAATCTTTCACACTTAAAAGTTTTAGTATTTAACTATAACAACTTTGAGGGGCATATTCCACAAGAAGTATGCCGCCTAACAAACGTGTCAATTTTAAGTTGGGGTGTCAACCGTTTATCTGGTACGATTCCTTCTTGTCTTTACAATATCTCGTCACTTATTTTGCTGTTAACAGCAGAAAATAATATTCATGGTTCTCTTCCATCCAATATGTTTCACACCCTTCCCAATCTCAGAGCATTTCAAATTGGTGGGAATCAAATCTCTGGCACTATTCCAACTTCAATTATAAATTCATCTTCCTTGGTATATATTGATATCAGTCAAAATTCTTTTGTTGGACAAGTTCCAAATCTTGGGAGGCTAAACGATTTGCAATATTTGAATTTGCAATCCAACAATTTAGGTGGCAATTCAACTAATGATTTGGATTTTTTAAAATCTTTGACAAACTGTGGTAAATTGTCTCTGGTTTCTATATGCTATAACAATTTCGCTGGCATTTTGCCAAATTCCATAGGCAATTTATCCACTGAACTTCATAGACTACATCTTGGGTTTAACGAGATATCAGGAAAAATTCCTGCAGAGATGGGACATCTAGTTGGCTTAATTGCCTTGGACATGTCATTCAACCACTTTGAAGGAATTATTCCAACTACTTTTGGGAAGTTCCAAAAGATGCAGCAATTACAATTGGCTGGAAACAAGCTGTTAGGAAATATACCATCCTTTATAGGCAATCTAAGTCAATTGTATTATTTAGATTTACAACTTAATATGTTTGATGGAAATATTCCTCCAAGTATAGGGAATTGCCAACAATTACAATATCTAGATTTTTCTCAAAATAAGCTTAGAGGAACCATACCTTTAGAGGTTTTTAAGCTTTCTTCGTTATCAAACTTGTTGAATTTGTCACATAACTTTTTGAGTGGAATCTTACCAAGAGAAGTTGGCATGCTTAAAAATATTGGTGCGCTAGATGTCTCTGAGAATCATTTATATGGTGATATTCCTACAACAATTGGTGAATGCACAAGCTTAGAATATCTTCTTTTGCAAGCAAACTTCTTTAATGGAACAATACCATCTACTTTGGCTTCTCTCAAAAGTCTTCGGTATTTAGACCTTTCAAGAAATCGTTTGACAGGATCAATTCTTGATGGTATGCAAAATATCTCAGTTTTGAAACATTTAAATATTTCTTATAACATGTTGGAAGGCGAGATACCAATAGGCGGTGTCTTTGGAGATGCTTCACAAGTAGCAATTATTGGAAACCATAACCTTTGTGGAGGTATTTCACAGCTGCATCTACCACCATGCCCTCTCAAGGGTAAGATACAAGCACAACACCATAAAATCAAGTTGATTGCAGTGATAATTAGTGTGATTTCTTTTCTTCTCATACTTTCATTACTTATAACTATCTATTGGATGAGGAGAAGAAATCAAAAACGATTTTCTGACTCACCTACAATTGATCAACTAGCTATGGTTTCATACCAAGACTTGCATCGAGGAACTAATGGTTTCTCGACTGAAAACTTGATTGGATCAGGAGGTTTTGGTTCTGTGTATAAAGGAAATATTGTGTCAGAAGATAGTTTTGTTGCCGTAAAGGTGCTGAACCTCCAAAAGAAGGGAGCTTACAAGAGTTTCATTGTTGAATGTAATGCACTCAAAAACATAAGACATCGAAATGTAGTCAAGATTTTAACATGTTGTGTTAGTACGGATTACAAAGGTCAAGAATTTAAAGCTCTAGTTTTTGATTACATGAAAAATGGGAGCTTAGAACAATGGTTGTATCCCGGGTTTCTAAATGTTGAGCATCCAACAACATTAACCCTTGGTCATAGATTAAATATCATTATCGATGTTGCATCTGCATTACAGTATCTTCATCAAGAATGTGAGCAATTGGTCATTCATTCTGACTTAAAGCCAAGCAATGTCCTTCTTGATGATGACATGGTTGCTCATGTGAGTGATTTTGGCATTTCAAGACTTGTCTCAGCCATTGGCGGTACCTCTCATAAGAATACTAGTACAATTGCATTAAAAGGAACAGTTGGTTATACTCCTCCAGGTATGTTCTAAGCTTTTGAATCCTCCATTGTTTCTTTGAATTTGTTACTGTTTTGTGTTGATTTAATATTTTACAAGTTACATAGGATTAACATCTTTTGCTATATATCTTAGAGTATGGGATGGGTTCTGAAGTGTCCACATGCGGTGACATGTATAGCTTTGGAATCCTTTTGTTGGAAGTTCTTACCGGTAGAAGACCTACTGATGAAACTTTTGAAAATGATCAAAATCTGCATAACTTTGTTGCAATTTCATTTCCCGATAATCTAATACAAATTTTGGACCCACGTCTTGTATATGGAGATGGAGAAGTAGATATAGAAGATGGAAATTCTGAGAATCTTGCTCTAAATGTAAAAGAGAGTTTAGTTTCACTCTTTAGGATTGGACTTACTTGTTCAATGGAATCACCGAAAGAAAGAATGAATATTGTTGATGTCACTAGAGAGCTAAGCATAATCAAAAAGACCTTTTTTACTGGTGagatatttgagattttttttataATCTTATTGTTGATTTCAAAATTGCTAAAATACAAAATAGAAAGGTAATAATGGGCTTCTTCTTGATTTGAATTTCAGGTTCAGGTATTCACACTCATAATTAGTACTTTAAGTTGGACTAAACTTCCAAGTCATTTGTGGAAAGAGAAGTGATGCAGCATTCTGTATATTTGTTATGAAGTCAGAAAACTTATTATGGTGGACACTGAGTTTTATCAAAGCTCCAAAAGCAATGAATAAAACTTTTTTTCAGATCAGCTCGTTTTAGCATAGTTTTCTTTCCAGTTTTTCTAATTTCAAACTAATAAAGCATGTATTGTACTCTATTATATACCATGGAATCATCATGATGTTCAAACTCTGAATTCAATCTCTAAACTTAGATTTTCAATACTTGGGTATATAGGTCTTTGGTTGTTAACATATATCATAAGCTATGGGATTGGGAAGATATTCTTAGGACTGAATGGAGGCTGAATAAAATTGATAGACACTGCATGAAATAGAACAAACATTTTAGGACATCAAAAATCATAGGTGAGAAGCATATGATTCCTTAAAATGTCTCTTAACAATTTTTCCCACATTTCTAAAAGGATTGAATGTCTGATATTTCACTAGCTTCTAAAATTAATGTCCATGAAATATAGGTTGGGAACCAATCCTATGTTTGGAAGTTGGTTTTTTAACGGTTTTGAAGGGGAAGGTTTTGCAGAGTTGCGTCTATATCTTGAAACGCGTTTGATATTTAAAACATAATAATTAAAACAATGTGATTTTATATGTTAATATAgtattttgtttttaaaattttttaaaaatattaaacaTATTTCAGGATATAGACATAGTCCTCCAAAACATTCTCTCCAAAAACTAACTTCTAGACATAATCCCTTTTACTAAAACATCAATTTCTAACATTTGCCTAAAGTTTACAATCTGATTGTCTAACTAACTTATTTTTTTTCACTCTATCTTCTTTTTACATTACTTTTTATGCAATTTGTAAGTTTGACAGTCTAGTACACAAAATAGTTTAACATAGTCATGATGAGTTTCAAAGGACGAATAATACATCGTAAATACAGTGATCTTCCGATGTGAGGTTGATCTGAACATTTGAGCTAGAATGAGGGGTCAAACCCTATACTTGAGATTCAAATTctgtaaaaaaaattaaataataaaagtTACATTTATACAAGTTTATATCTTCTACTTCTAAATATTGTAATTAAATCTTAATTACACTAATCTTCTGGGCCGGCCATATCCTTGAGGATCTGGCCCATCTTCAGAGATCCGACTACCATAAGAAACGAACTCCCCATATTGATCCGATACAGGCATGTCCTTTTTCTAGTCCGGCCACCTCCAAGCGTAACACCCCAAATCCAACTCAAGTACATACTAAAACTTCAGGAACCTTCTTTTGTTCGTTGAACCTTCAGTAATCTTGAAGTAGGGGATCCATTCCTCCAAAGCATCCAATGGTCCTCCGTATTTTACGCTGATTAGTTAGCGAGTTAGTTATTCAACCCCTTTATATATATATGCGGATGATGTCATTTCAGGTAACAAGATTCAAACACAATTTGAATACTTTCTTATCATTCACATACTGActtgaatattggagtgttaaCCTTGGAGGTACACCCCCGCTCTATCGCATCAGAAGCTCGTATCCACCGTAGCTTCCGTGATTGCACCTATTTCTGGTTCCAATAGGGAACAATGACGCCTTATGTGGGAATTGACTTCTGATTCCCGTGTATCTTACGATTTTCTATTTCCAAATATGATCCTCCAGCATGATACTCTCTTCGACTTCGAACTAGAGGATTCAACATTGAGTTAGAGGCATCTCCATTGAGCTCCATCTCATGACTTTGAAGATACTGATAAAACTCTCAAGACTTAATGTGTTCAAGTCTTTAGCCTCCTGTATAGTTGTCACTTTAGGTCTGTATCTGACAGAAAGACTCATaagaatcttcttgacatgattAGATGTAGTGTAGCTCTTGTTCAGAACCTGAAGTTCAGATACAAGAACTTGAAACCTTAAAAACATGATTTCAATGTCTTCATCCTCCTTCATTCTGAACAACACATATTGTTGATCCAAATGGTTAGTCTTAGCTTCCTGAACTTGTTGATTTCCTTCATAGGTAGCACATATGAATTTGAAAATGGTCTTAGTGTAGCGatgtattcgtcaccattggaaatattaattagatccaaggtaaatcatacaaaatcgagtcgccatcgcacttctatttatccaaaggaaaggttagaaagcgaacaaaaacctaaaagttttacaaacaaaactagtaaaagaaggtcagagatctgggtaagggggtaattatgtcgtgggaaggtgttaggcacccacaacatcctaggtactcctagggaacctcttttcacaattgttgtattgttattgtttttatgaaatatttagtgcaaacatgattgaagggatgagaaaagaatgtacaagtttatttacatttttgtgtttggatggatgaatccattgcctacgtaccttctcatgaaagataaggatcaaaaccccgtagttcggctaaaagatttcgaaaaacaagtgagtggattgattttaaacaaaagccttaaggtctttcgttatcaaagggagaaaactcgacctgaaccAACAGTgcaccatgtgaggatagcttcggcatgctagtgaggggttaaccctataataagcatggaagacttacggtcgactcactaaggatgcggtgagatttacatcaaccactaagataattcagatctatggctaatgcatgaaaatttgattaagaagtggacaagggccacaaaagcaatcgagtgggttgaattaaccaattagaagtattcacaaaatgaggtcaaagaatgaattagagttcatttacaatgagtattagtaaaaagagtttgaaaaatcaaaggcatatggcctaggtttctaatttgaaaacaagtcaaatgtttgcacaatttttggtttttgggttaaggatgaaaaagggatcaaggttaagcatgcaagaggtagtggataagggacaaagccacaaacaggaattcctttctcaagatcatagaaatgatccaagtaagttcctttggaattaggcaacaccAGGTAGAAACAAATAAGCAAGTCTCAAAAGAGAACAACAAAAACTGGAAACGGAAGGCCAatagtgttggtgtaagccctagaggccaatacttttggtacttgtatcgaataataaaaggatttttctttattatgtttgattaataaagtccctggaatagatagtccgtttaatgtattaagtgtgacttaatcatgagaacacattaaacataaggacattattcttaaagtatctgtagtcaagctttagtgtgaagtgggataacattaaagcattaagactattatgtttgtagactgatgatcatatctcatggatcatggataaagagttatcaagtcttaaacataggtatgaatattaggagtaatatttataccggattgacccgctatgagaatactatatagaaagttatgcaaagtgtcataagttattctcatggtgataatagtgtataccactcttcgacctgaaaccactatggatcctagatgtagagtcgagtgctttattgctgatccaacgttatccgtaactggatgaccataaagacagttgatgggtactccacaaagcatgctgagggacatgagtgacctagatggaatttgcccatcctgcataacaggataaatgtttatgggcccaatattgaactggacaaggatgacacggtctatgccttgtgttcaatatagtcataagggcaaaagggtaattatacacataagtattatcccagaaggttttgtcagatcacatgacattttcgtgtcttgggtagcagtgatgtgttgctagataccgctcactgtttattatgttaaatacatgatttaatataattgccaacgccacgaaaacctacagggtcacacacaaaggacggattgatgagagatagagtaactaaggaacaccgtaaggtacggtgcccttaagtgaattatagaacatcgtaaggtacggtgtacttgagtagaatacgaaatatggtaaggtaccatgggcttaagtgattttgggcatattataagatatgggccaaaatacacttaagtgggccttttagcttgaagcccacacaagtggttctataaatagaacccttgtgcagaagcattaagcgcggttgcattattttcgttttctctctctctctctctctctctcactcaaagccttcattcgtaccagctagcactgagattgaaggaacccgttcgtgtggactgagtagagacgttgtcatcgttcaacgttcgtgatcgttccgtggatctgcatcaaaggttttgatcgtcaaaagagatctgcaccaaaggtttcaatcgtcacaagaggtaaatattctatcactgatcatgaccattcgtaaggatctctaaaggagaaaattttaatttccgctgcgttttggatcgcaattctccttcaaatagatggtcttatatccaactccaaaaacggaacgggaaacggaatgccaatagatggtcttatatccaactccacaaagcaaaaCAGGAAATAGAAAgccaatagatggtcttacatccaactcctcaaaacaaaacaagcatcaaATGCAAAACACATGCAAAgagcaatcaagcaaacaattcatcacactctatacacaaacaagaggctcagacaaaagttgggctttagtcaagaggggtcatatcaacctcgacagacaagccaaaactgtaggggtgttctgatgctcttaaccactaacattgagagttagggtgaagcagatgaaatgtGAAAATGAGGATGAaacctcatgctcttaaccctggcctgggtgagcttgaatcaaataaaacgtggggatccagaaagagggaccctattccacttgactgactctatatacaaagatcttgggttagttcaagagcatcagcacgtagtgtgagcataatgaacgactcaacgattaacaggggattgattgataatcccttctatctgtcaattgcctcttcacttaggaggacttaacaagtaacatgcctcaacaaggaggtctttagcacaaatgtaaacatacacagtcatggcctcttaaggaggacttcagccaaacgcctgccaaaaaggcgacaggacttccagactacatggagaaagagAATAGTTACCcaagtggtgtatcaaccacaaaccaaagcaaagctcaagcaagagctaaaagcgactaatgtacctgtacaaaagccaaacagttaagcggacccccggctaactctgcgtagtgtgatcggtcgccgaaatttaatttggttttaataaattaaaggaattaaaaattaataataataatgtgtttgttattattgccttgttgtgatcagttatggccttagtcttccttcattttgtttttggtttttaaatacgacatgcgtgtcgtgcctctccttttgatctcttagtgtaacttcttttctcatctcaaaccctcgtatgtaaaacgagtttcttctggaatgtaatgtaatgaagaaagagaagaagacaatgttatgaagaaagagaagatttcaatatcaaagaaggacaaccttgaagatcaaaggaggacaaccttgaagatcttgcttggataagcttagatcgttattaggttagcttaggttctctcattggcttgggagaacaattgcgctaggggccataactgtttcattgggtatgtatgttgatgcatgtgtatgtatgttgatgtatgtgagagacaatttatatgataaacaagccggtgagatcagaacaattgcaattccctcaaactaaaatattaagtttatgctttccaagttttagcactcatcaagactagtatcagataatgtaggtttcgcctacgcgaggtgcatgttctatattggtaaggtgcgatgggataattgtaatatccaactgctaaaacaatgggtcaaacttaactaaacaaattatgagaatattatatatgttttctttccaagttttagcactcatcaagactagtatcagataatgtaggtttcgcctacgcgaggtgcatgttctatattggtaaggtgcgatgggataattgtaatatccaactgctaaaacaatgggtcaaacttaactaaacaaattatgagaatattatatatgttttctttccaagttttagcactcatcaagattggtatcgaataatgtaggtttcgcctacgcgaggtgcatgttttgtattagttaaggtgcgatgggataattgtaatatccaactgctaaaacgatgagtcaaacttaattataattttcttgtatatgtttagaagcaagagttgggaatgatccatatgatggattggaataaggagttattcacccaactgaagTTTTTGAGAattgtatgagatacaattggaaggagttcctacctaaataacctagttttgtgtaatccgcctacgtagacttagaacgaagtgaaatatggatctcgacccactagaaaatcttccaacgggattttccgaatcaaatgatgagggtcattttttttgagtaaaatagtgggagcatatttaattaaaggcctaattaaatatgtcaatgatacttatattttcattaatccttgtgtagattaccatgacaacaaacacctctaacaacatcttgcgatcaatccttgataaggaaaagttgtctgggacaaattttctggattggcaccgaaacctgaggattgtcctcaaacatgataaaaagctgtatgtcttggagaaacctgttcctgaagaggaacctcctagttctgcacctaaggcagaaagagatgcttataagaagcatgtcgatgatgccaatgaaactgcttgtctcatgctagctaccatgaactcagaattgcaaaagcaacatgagaacatgttagctttcgatatgatcgaacacctgaagctgctctatcaagagcaagcaaggcatgagaggtttgaagtttcaaaagcccttttccaaagcaagttagctgagggagcccctgtaggtccccatgtactcaagatgattgggtatgtggaaaaccttgagagattgggttttcccctcgaaaaggaacttgcgactgatttgatcttgcaatcgttgccagata from Lathyrus oleraceus cultivar Zhongwan6 chromosome 1, CAAS_Psat_ZW6_1.0, whole genome shotgun sequence includes:
- the LOC127131770 gene encoding probable LRR receptor-like serine/threonine-protein kinase At3g47570; translated protein: MHASYVLLYNYEIQITPYSINLLLFHQMKPFSFCLHLLFLFTLNLMWFGPNKIVAVALGNQTDHLALLKFKESISSYPYGTLESWNTSIHFCKWNGVTCSPTHQRVVELNLGGYQLHGSLSPHVGNLSFLIKLNISSNNFIGKIPQELGQLLQLQQLQLFSNSFTGEIPTNLTYCSNLRGLFLGGNNLTGKIPTEIGSLKKLRAFNLWRNNLTGGIPSFIGNLSHLKVLVFNYNNFEGHIPQEVCRLTNVSILSWGVNRLSGTIPSCLYNISSLILLLTAENNIHGSLPSNMFHTLPNLRAFQIGGNQISGTIPTSIINSSSLVYIDISQNSFVGQVPNLGRLNDLQYLNLQSNNLGGNSTNDLDFLKSLTNCGKLSLVSICYNNFAGILPNSIGNLSTELHRLHLGFNEISGKIPAEMGHLVGLIALDMSFNHFEGIIPTTFGKFQKMQQLQLAGNKLLGNIPSFIGNLSQLYYLDLQLNMFDGNIPPSIGNCQQLQYLDFSQNKLRGTIPLEVFKLSSLSNLLNLSHNFLSGILPREVGMLKNIGALDVSENHLYGDIPTTIGECTSLEYLLLQANFFNGTIPSTLASLKSLRYLDLSRNRLTGSILDGMQNISVLKHLNISYNMLEGEIPIGGVFGDASQVAIIGNHNLCGGISQLHLPPCPLKGKIQAQHHKIKLIAVIISVISFLLILSLLITIYWMRRRNQKRFSDSPTIDQLAMVSYQDLHRGTNGFSTENLIGSGGFGSVYKGNIVSEDSFVAVKVLNLQKKGAYKSFIVECNALKNIRHRNVVKILTCCVSTDYKGQEFKALVFDYMKNGSLEQWLYPGFLNVEHPTTLTLGHRLNIIIDVASALQYLHQECEQLVIHSDLKPSNVLLDDDMVAHVSDFGISRLVSAIGGTSHKNTSTIALKGTVGYTPPEYGMGSEVSTCGDMYSFGILLLEVLTGRRPTDETFENDQNLHNFVAISFPDNLIQILDPRLVYGDGEVDIEDGNSENLALNVKESLVSLFRIGLTCSMESPKERMNIVDVTRELSIIKKTFFTGSGIHTHN